In Cedecea neteri, a single genomic region encodes these proteins:
- a CDS encoding PilN domain-containing protein codes for MMPLINLLPWRPLRRRHRLKRWGSFLICGVFLIMGLMLLWTQSLAMKVRWQQAQTTQYEVQESALKALLSRQLTELKDYQQRLAILQAEAMRKGNISRWEGVLNMLASRLPENSWLQRVSWQNESATISGVAGDARELERVEAALVDLPGAFKVKPGELRDEKHKGLVFTFSLNPQGGEHVE; via the coding sequence ATGATGCCGCTGATAAACCTCCTGCCGTGGCGGCCGTTAAGACGCCGTCATCGGCTAAAACGCTGGGGCAGCTTTCTAATATGTGGCGTGTTTTTGATTATGGGACTGATGCTGCTCTGGACTCAGTCTCTCGCCATGAAAGTGCGCTGGCAACAGGCCCAGACAACCCAATATGAGGTGCAGGAATCCGCCCTGAAGGCACTGTTATCACGTCAGCTAACAGAGTTGAAAGATTACCAGCAGCGGTTGGCGATATTGCAGGCGGAAGCGATGCGGAAAGGCAACATTTCCCGTTGGGAAGGCGTGCTGAATATGCTGGCCTCACGGCTGCCCGAAAACAGCTGGTTGCAGAGGGTTAGTTGGCAAAACGAAAGCGCAACCATCTCTGGCGTGGCGGGAGATGCTCGAGAGCTGGAGCGGGTTGAGGCAGCTCTGGTCGATTTACCAGGAGCGTTTAAGGTCAAGCCCGGTGAACTGCGGGATGAAAAACACAAAGGTCTGGTCTTTACCTTCAGCTTAAACCCACAAGGTGGTGAGCATGTTGAATAA
- the mrcA gene encoding peptidoglycan glycosyltransferase/peptidoglycan DD-transpeptidase MrcA, with translation MKFVKYLLILAVCCVLLGAGSIYGLYKYIEPQLPDVATLRDVRLQIPMQVYSADGELIAQYGEKRRIPLTLNQIPPVMVKAFIATEDSRFYEHHGVDPVGIFRAASVALFSGHASQGASTITQQLARNFFLSPERTLMRKIKEAFLAVRIEQMLNKDEILELYLNKIYLGYRAYGVGAAAQVYFGKTVDQLTLSEIAVIAGLPKAPSTFNPLYSMDRSTARRNVVLSRMLSEGYISQSQYDEARSQPIDASYHTPEIAFSAPYLSELVRQDMVARYGDKAYEDGYKVYTTLSRKIQQGAQDAVRNNVMAYDMRHGYRGPSNVLWKVGESAWDKKKITDSLKSLPVYGPLFPAVITRAVPDEATAMLADGSSVSLGMEGMRWARPYRSDTAQGATPRKVTDVVQAGQQIWVRKVDDAWWLSQVPDVNSALVSLNPHDGAVLALVGGFDFNQSKFNRATQALRQVGSNIKPFLYTAAMDKGLTLASILNDVPISRWDAGAGSDWRPKNSPAQYAGPIRLRQGLGESKNVVMVRAMRAMGVDYAAEYLQRFGFPAANIVHTESLALGSASFTPMQVARGYSVMANGGFLVDPYYITKIVDDTGNTVFETKPKVACASCDIPVIYGDTPKSTVLENQDVEDVAVSQTPQNSSVPMPQLEQANSALVAKAQGEEYAPHVINTPLAFLIKSALNSNIYGEPGWQGTGWRAGRDLKRKDIGGKTGTTNSSKDAWFSGYGPGVVTSVWIGFDDHRRDLGRTTASGAIKDQISGYEGGAKSAQPAWDDFMKIALAGVPEEPMTPPPGIVTVNIDRSTGQLANGGNSREEYFIEGTQPTQQAVHEVGTTLIDNGEEHELF, from the coding sequence GTGAAGTTCGTAAAGTATTTATTAATCCTTGCAGTCTGTTGCGTTCTGCTGGGAGCTGGCTCGATTTACGGTTTATACAAATACATTGAGCCCCAGCTGCCCGACGTGGCGACGTTGAGAGATGTGCGACTGCAGATTCCAATGCAGGTTTACAGCGCTGACGGCGAGCTGATCGCTCAGTATGGCGAAAAACGCCGTATTCCGCTAACCCTGAACCAGATCCCTCCGGTGATGGTTAAAGCGTTTATCGCAACAGAAGACAGCCGCTTTTACGAGCACCACGGCGTTGACCCGGTGGGCATCTTCCGTGCTGCAAGCGTGGCGCTGTTCTCAGGCCATGCTTCTCAGGGCGCAAGTACTATCACGCAGCAGCTGGCGCGTAACTTCTTCCTTAGTCCGGAACGCACCCTGATGCGTAAAATTAAGGAAGCGTTTCTTGCGGTTCGCATTGAACAAATGCTGAACAAAGACGAGATCCTTGAGCTCTACCTGAACAAAATCTACCTCGGTTACCGCGCCTATGGCGTCGGCGCTGCCGCTCAGGTTTACTTCGGCAAAACGGTCGATCAGCTAACCCTGAGCGAGATAGCGGTGATTGCCGGGCTGCCTAAAGCGCCGTCAACGTTTAACCCGCTGTACTCTATGGATCGTTCAACGGCACGCCGTAACGTGGTGTTGTCGCGCATGCTGAGCGAAGGTTACATCAGCCAAAGCCAGTACGATGAAGCGCGCAGTCAGCCGATTGACGCCAGCTATCACACGCCTGAAATCGCCTTCTCCGCGCCATACCTTTCAGAGCTGGTGCGTCAGGACATGGTCGCCCGCTACGGCGACAAAGCCTACGAAGATGGCTACAAGGTTTACACCACGCTGAGCCGTAAAATTCAGCAGGGTGCCCAGGATGCCGTTCGCAACAACGTCATGGCCTACGACATGCGACATGGCTACCGCGGCCCGTCCAATGTGCTGTGGAAAGTGGGAGAAAGCGCCTGGGATAAGAAAAAAATCACCGATTCACTGAAAAGCCTCCCGGTTTATGGCCCACTCTTCCCGGCGGTTATCACCCGCGCCGTGCCTGATGAAGCAACGGCGATGCTGGCCGATGGCAGCTCTGTTTCGCTGGGTATGGAAGGCATGCGCTGGGCGCGTCCGTACCGCTCTGACACCGCGCAAGGCGCTACGCCACGCAAAGTGACCGACGTAGTACAGGCAGGTCAGCAGATTTGGGTTCGTAAGGTGGATGATGCCTGGTGGCTTAGCCAGGTGCCCGACGTTAACTCGGCGCTGGTTTCGCTCAATCCACATGATGGGGCCGTACTGGCGCTGGTCGGCGGCTTTGACTTTAACCAAAGTAAGTTCAACCGCGCGACCCAGGCGCTGCGTCAGGTCGGTTCAAACATCAAGCCTTTCCTGTATACCGCAGCCATGGACAAGGGCCTGACGCTGGCGAGTATTCTTAATGACGTGCCTATTTCACGCTGGGATGCCGGGGCGGGTTCCGACTGGCGGCCGAAGAACTCTCCTGCTCAATATGCCGGGCCAATCCGTTTGCGTCAGGGGCTGGGTGAATCCAAGAACGTAGTAATGGTAAGAGCAATGCGGGCTATGGGCGTCGATTATGCCGCAGAATACCTGCAGCGTTTTGGCTTCCCGGCAGCGAACATTGTTCATACCGAATCGCTGGCGCTGGGCTCAGCCTCCTTTACGCCAATGCAGGTTGCTCGCGGTTACTCCGTCATGGCAAACGGCGGCTTCCTGGTTGACCCTTACTACATCACCAAAATCGTCGACGACACGGGTAATACCGTATTTGAGACCAAGCCTAAGGTCGCCTGTGCCAGCTGCGATATTCCTGTTATCTACGGCGATACGCCAAAATCAACGGTACTGGAAAACCAGGACGTAGAAGACGTTGCCGTTTCGCAAACGCCACAAAACAGCAGCGTACCGATGCCTCAGCTGGAGCAAGCTAACAGCGCTCTGGTGGCGAAAGCACAGGGCGAGGAGTATGCGCCACACGTGATCAACACGCCGCTAGCGTTCCTGATCAAAAGTGCGCTTAACAGCAACATTTATGGTGAACCAGGCTGGCAAGGAACCGGCTGGCGAGCAGGCCGTGATTTGAAACGTAAGGATATCGGCGGCAAAACCGGGACGACAAACAGTTCGAAAGATGCCTGGTTCTCCGGCTACGGCCCGGGCGTGGTCACGTCGGTCTGGATTGGCTTTGACGACCATCGCCGCGACCTTGGCCGCACCACGGCTTCAGGCGCGATTAAAGATCAGATCTCCGGCTACGAAGGCGGCGCAAAGAGCGCCCAGCCCGCCTGGGATGATTTCATGAAAATCGCGCTGGCGGGTGTGCCAGAAGAGCCGATGACGCCACCACCGGGTATCGTCACCGTCAATATTGACCGCAGTACCGGGCAGTTAGCCAACGGCGGCAACAGTCGTGAAGAGTATTTCATCGAAGGTACGCAGCCCACGCAGCAAGCCGTGCATGAAGTAGGCACGACGCTTATCGATAACGGGGAAGAGCACGAGCTGTTCTAA
- the nudE gene encoding ADP compounds hydrolase NudE: MSKSLIKPTILNVETVARSRLFNVETVDLEFSNGVRRVYERMKPSSREAVMIVPVVDDHLILIREYAVGTESYELGFSKGLIDPGETVFEAANRELKEEVGFGANQLTFLKKLTMAPSYFSSKMNIVIAEDLYPESLEGDEPEELPQVRWPLAKMMDLLNEDDFSEARNVSALFLVREWLKEQGRL, from the coding sequence ATGAGCAAATCACTAATAAAACCAACGATTTTAAATGTCGAAACCGTGGCGCGTTCACGGCTGTTTAATGTCGAAACGGTGGATCTGGAATTTAGCAATGGCGTTCGCCGCGTCTACGAACGCATGAAACCGTCTTCCCGTGAGGCGGTAATGATAGTGCCTGTTGTTGATGACCACTTGATCTTAATCCGTGAATACGCGGTTGGCACAGAATCCTATGAACTTGGGTTCTCTAAAGGGCTGATCGACCCGGGCGAAACGGTATTTGAGGCCGCAAACCGCGAGCTGAAAGAAGAAGTGGGCTTTGGCGCGAACCAGCTAACGTTTCTGAAAAAGCTGACGATGGCACCGTCCTATTTCTCCAGCAAAATGAACATTGTTATTGCGGAAGATCTGTATCCCGAATCCCTGGAAGGGGATGAGCCGGAAGAACTGCCGCAGGTAAGGTGGCCGCTGGCGAAAATGATGGATTTGCTCAATGAAGATGACTTCAGCGAGGCACGTAACGTCAGCGCGTTGTTCCTTGTCCGGGAATGGTTAAAAGAGCAGGGCAGGCTGTAA
- a CDS encoding intracellular growth attenuator family protein, with the protein MSTLLFLLAAMLACALIAGWLIWRSLKLRAQVSHDRSFSGATTRKLTPEERVAVENYLERYSRSQELIGPSGASNPPPRLTLIAQSSTVFSLTRSITRYGLSADDANKWRYYLDSVEVHLPPLWEQFITNDNDVELIRTSSIPLVISLNGNTLQNDTLDVQQYALEGYSGTQASIRGEESEQIELLNIRQETQEEYSLSRPDGVREAALICIAFIMLFLSLVTPSVFLPWLIGGAVLLIVAGLWGLFAPPAKTALREIHCLRGTPKRWGLFGESDQEQMNNISLGIIDLVYPPHWQPFVAQDLGQKTDIDIYLDRHVVRQGRFLSLHDEVRNFPLQHWVRNLLIASGALLVLLMMTIWVPLEMPIKLSASWLKGAQSIEATSVEELAKYKLQVGDTLRVNGTGMCNIQTPGGYHSRQNFPFTPFDCSQIIWNTARPLPLPESEIMDKAVALTKAVSGQIHPQGGEADSKVNPQLADAIQKSGMVLLDDFAGIVKKTQALCTAEEECVRLKNALVNLGNTKDWDSLIKRADSGKLTGVNVLLRPVSAESLDNLVTTSTAPFFIRETARAAQSLNSPAPGGYIIINDEGGDFVDQPLPPMSLYDFPPQEQWTEFQRLAEMLLHTPFHAEGIITGIFTDANGTQHVTLHRISDTHSLWSYIGISLMLIAMLACAAINSVLAVTRYRRASTRLAEIQRYYDSCFNPTLTPPTPLK; encoded by the coding sequence ATGAGCACCTTATTATTTCTGTTAGCTGCTATGCTGGCCTGCGCACTGATAGCCGGATGGCTGATTTGGCGGAGCCTGAAGCTACGTGCCCAGGTTTCGCACGATCGTTCCTTCTCCGGTGCCACCACGCGTAAACTAACCCCAGAAGAGCGCGTTGCCGTCGAAAATTACCTCGAGCGTTATTCCCGTTCCCAGGAGCTGATTGGTCCCTCCGGCGCAAGCAATCCACCGCCAAGACTAACGCTCATCGCGCAAAGCAGCACGGTTTTCTCCCTGACCCGGTCGATCACTCGCTACGGCCTCTCTGCCGATGACGCCAATAAATGGCGTTATTATCTTGATTCTGTTGAAGTTCATCTGCCGCCGCTCTGGGAACAGTTCATCACCAACGATAACGACGTAGAGCTGATTCGGACGAGCAGCATCCCGCTGGTGATTTCGCTCAATGGCAATACGCTGCAAAACGATACGCTGGATGTGCAGCAGTACGCCCTGGAAGGCTACTCAGGTACTCAGGCCTCCATTCGCGGCGAAGAAAGCGAGCAAATCGAGCTGCTAAACATTCGCCAGGAAACTCAGGAAGAGTATTCCCTGAGCCGCCCCGATGGCGTGCGCGAAGCCGCGCTTATTTGCATCGCTTTTATCATGCTGTTCCTGAGTCTCGTGACGCCGTCGGTGTTCCTGCCCTGGCTGATTGGCGGCGCCGTCCTGCTGATTGTCGCTGGGTTGTGGGGCCTGTTTGCCCCGCCAGCGAAAACGGCATTGCGCGAGATCCACTGCCTGCGCGGCACCCCAAAACGCTGGGGGCTGTTCGGCGAGTCCGATCAGGAACAGATGAACAACATCTCCCTGGGCATTATCGATCTGGTGTATCCGCCGCACTGGCAGCCTTTTGTGGCTCAGGATCTGGGGCAGAAAACCGACATTGATATCTACCTTGATCGCCATGTGGTGCGTCAGGGACGATTCCTTTCACTGCATGATGAAGTGCGTAACTTCCCGCTACAGCACTGGGTGCGTAACCTCCTGATTGCCTCAGGTGCGCTGCTAGTCCTGTTGATGATGACTATTTGGGTGCCGCTGGAAATGCCGATCAAACTTAGCGCCTCATGGTTGAAGGGCGCTCAGTCCATCGAAGCCACCAGCGTTGAGGAGTTAGCCAAATACAAGCTGCAGGTAGGCGATACGCTGAGAGTGAATGGCACGGGGATGTGTAATATTCAAACCCCAGGCGGTTATCACTCGCGCCAGAACTTCCCATTCACGCCATTCGATTGCTCGCAGATTATATGGAATACCGCCCGCCCTCTGCCCTTGCCGGAGTCCGAGATCATGGACAAGGCGGTTGCCCTGACTAAAGCCGTCAGCGGCCAAATCCATCCTCAAGGGGGAGAAGCTGACAGCAAGGTAAACCCACAGCTCGCAGACGCCATTCAGAAATCAGGCATGGTTCTGCTGGATGATTTTGCCGGGATTGTGAAAAAAACTCAGGCACTGTGTACCGCAGAAGAAGAGTGCGTCCGTCTGAAGAATGCGCTAGTAAACCTGGGCAACACCAAAGACTGGGATTCCCTGATCAAACGCGCGGATTCAGGAAAACTGACCGGGGTGAATGTTTTGCTGCGGCCAGTTAGTGCCGAGTCGCTGGATAACCTGGTGACCACCTCAACCGCTCCCTTCTTTATTCGTGAAACGGCGCGAGCCGCACAGTCACTAAATAGCCCTGCCCCTGGTGGCTACATCATCATCAACGATGAAGGTGGTGATTTCGTGGACCAGCCGCTGCCGCCAATGTCGCTGTATGACTTCCCGCCTCAGGAGCAATGGACCGAATTTCAGCGACTGGCGGAAATGCTGCTGCACACTCCGTTCCACGCCGAAGGGATCATTACCGGCATCTTTACGGATGCCAACGGTACCCAGCACGTCACCCTGCATCGGATCTCAGACACTCATAGTCTCTGGAGCTACATCGGTATTTCTCTGATGCTGATTGCGATGCTGGCCTGCGCTGCAATAAACAGCGTTCTGGCAGTGACTCGCTATCGCCGTGCCAGTACGCGGCTGGCTGAAATTCAGCGCTATTATGATAGCTGCTTCAACCCCACACTGACTCCGCCCACGCCGCTGAAGTAG
- the yrfG gene encoding GMP/IMP nucleotidase: protein MSGAIAWQDVDTLLLDMDGTLLDLAFDNHFWKKLVPETLSLQRGIPLQDAYELLSREYHAVQHTLNWYCLDYWSERLGLDICGMTTEQGPKAALREDTVPFLEAAKASGKRRILLTNAHPHNLAVKLEHTGLNQHLDLLLSTHTFGYPKEDQRLWQAVAGHTGFDAARTVFIDDSEAILDAAATFGIRYCFGVLNPDSGEAEKTFERHPGLSDYRSLIPSLSA from the coding sequence ATGTCTGGTGCTATTGCCTGGCAGGACGTGGACACCCTGCTGCTGGATATGGACGGGACCCTGTTGGACCTGGCCTTCGACAACCATTTCTGGAAAAAGCTGGTGCCGGAAACCCTTAGCCTTCAGCGCGGTATTCCGCTGCAGGACGCCTATGAATTGCTTTCCCGCGAGTACCACGCCGTGCAGCATACGCTAAACTGGTACTGTCTCGATTACTGGAGCGAACGCCTCGGGCTGGATATTTGTGGCATGACCACCGAACAAGGGCCAAAAGCCGCGCTGCGTGAAGATACCGTGCCGTTTCTTGAAGCGGCGAAGGCCAGCGGCAAGCGCCGCATTCTGCTCACCAACGCGCACCCGCATAACCTGGCGGTGAAGCTTGAGCACACGGGTTTGAACCAGCACCTTGATTTATTACTTTCCACCCACACATTTGGTTATCCGAAAGAAGATCAGCGTTTATGGCAGGCGGTGGCCGGGCATACCGGATTCGATGCGGCCAGAACCGTCTTTATCGACGACAGCGAAGCGATTCTTGATGCAGCCGCAACGTTTGGGATTCGCTACTGCTTTGGCGTCCTCAACCCGGATTCAGGTGAAGCGGAAAAAACGTTTGAGCGCCACCCTGGCCTGAGCGATTACCGTAGCCTGATCCCGTCGCTTTCCGCTTAA
- the hslR gene encoding ribosome-associated heat shock protein Hsp15 — protein MKEKTAEGVRLDKWLWAARFYKTRAVAREMVEGGKVHYNGQRSKPSKLVELHAVLTLRQGNDERTVTVLGITEQRRPAAEATQLYEETAESIAKREKVALARKMNALTMPHPDRRPDKKERRDLMKFKHGGEA, from the coding sequence ATGAAAGAAAAAACCGCCGAGGGCGTACGCCTGGATAAATGGCTGTGGGCCGCGCGCTTTTACAAAACCCGTGCGGTGGCGCGGGAAATGGTTGAAGGCGGGAAAGTGCACTACAACGGCCAGCGCAGTAAGCCGAGTAAACTGGTTGAGCTTCATGCGGTTCTCACGCTACGTCAGGGAAACGACGAGCGCACCGTAACCGTACTGGGTATCACCGAACAACGCAGGCCAGCCGCGGAAGCCACTCAGCTTTATGAAGAGACGGCGGAAAGCATCGCTAAACGGGAAAAAGTGGCGCTGGCGCGCAAAATGAACGCGCTGACCATGCCGCATCCCGATCGTCGCCCGGATAAAAAAGAGCGGCGAGATTTGATGAAATTTAAACACGGTGGCGAAGCGTAA
- the hslO gene encoding Hsp33 family molecular chaperone HslO: MTQHDQLHRYLFENHAVRGELVTVSETWQQIMENHDYPQPVKKILGELLVATSLLTATLKFDGDITVQLQGDGPMTLAVINGNNKQQMRGVARVQGDIPADAALKDLVGNGYLVITISPSEGERYQGVVGLEGDTLAACLEDYFMRSEQLPTRLFIRTGEVDGKAAAGGMLLQVLPAQNAETDDFNHLATLTETIKAEELLTLPANDVLWRLYHEEEVTLYDPQDVEFKCTCSRERCADALRTLPDEEVDSILAEDGEIDMNCDYCGSRYVFDSMDIAAIRNNASPADPQVH, encoded by the coding sequence ATGACTCAACACGACCAACTACACCGCTATCTGTTTGAAAACCACGCCGTACGTGGCGAGCTGGTGACGGTTTCCGAAACCTGGCAGCAGATCATGGAAAACCATGATTACCCGCAGCCGGTCAAAAAAATTCTGGGCGAACTGCTGGTCGCCACCAGCCTGCTGACCGCCACGCTGAAGTTTGACGGCGATATCACCGTTCAGCTTCAGGGCGATGGCCCGATGACGCTGGCCGTGATTAACGGCAATAACAAACAGCAAATGCGCGGTGTGGCTCGCGTACAGGGTGATATCCCGGCGGATGCTGCATTAAAAGATCTGGTGGGCAACGGTTATCTGGTGATCACCATCTCCCCAAGCGAAGGCGAGCGCTATCAGGGCGTGGTCGGTCTGGAAGGGGATACGCTGGCCGCCTGCCTGGAAGATTACTTCATGCGTTCCGAGCAGTTGCCAACTCGCCTGTTTATTCGTACCGGTGAAGTAGACGGCAAAGCGGCGGCGGGCGGTATGCTGCTGCAGGTTCTGCCGGCGCAAAACGCGGAAACCGACGACTTCAACCATCTTGCGACCCTGACCGAAACCATCAAGGCCGAAGAGTTGCTGACGCTGCCGGCGAACGATGTGCTATGGCGCCTGTATCACGAAGAAGAAGTCACGCTGTACGATCCGCAGGACGTAGAGTTCAAATGCACCTGCTCACGCGAGCGCTGTGCTGACGCGCTGCGCACGCTGCCGGACGAAGAAGTCGACAGCATTCTGGCCGAAGACGGCGAAATCGACATGAACTGTGATTACTGTGGCAGCCGCTATGTGTTTGACTCCATGGACATCGCCGCGATCCGCAACAATGCCTCTCCGGCGGATCCGCAGGTTCACTAA
- a CDS encoding DUF4153 domain-containing protein, with the protein MFMSEPLPKATRWGILLVGFLLGVVLYLTEGDRVSSIWLRGDNQALYLRSLSVVLAATLALITVRFNGLRFWGLALLPLPIVALMSGWVNWTTQGLESWNRHDIVLGYLCSLAAMLFLTLPWLQGRLHSNRGWGSWQVFYGQLWRNGITLLLTGLLVLFFWGVLALWAGLFKLVDITFFDRLFFSSSAFAWIATCTAAALAVTLCRDQVRAINAVKHFFSVFATGLLPLLSLISLMFLATLPVVGLGSISLHFSCNALLNTLTLMVMGTAAVAYHPEREARPYPALLDGAIKLTLLLSPVYALLASYALWLRVSSYGWTPTRVYAALITFTVLVWAFGYVVTLVRQRREPVLQPGVINRAVLLLALALLVAVNSPLLDPYRISVNNQMARYHSGILKPEKVSMTMLQYAGRRGYDALSELQKDPVFTASPDRRRQLAMLLSNGKTGGVTVAKLTVESLRQRIVLADKNRVPENAWWQAMVKDESYQARECLDDEDKCLLVGMDLNGDGQDEWLLCQPEMSYCKVYGKVDGSWKDIGQARDLDKNQMMSALKQAASEGKLTAAPKVWQDVMVQGQRVKIDYYR; encoded by the coding sequence ATGTTCATGTCTGAACCGTTACCTAAGGCGACCCGCTGGGGAATTTTGCTGGTGGGGTTTCTTTTAGGCGTGGTGCTGTATCTCACCGAAGGAGACAGGGTGAGTAGCATCTGGCTGCGAGGGGATAATCAGGCCCTGTACCTGCGCTCCCTGTCCGTAGTGCTGGCGGCGACGCTGGCGCTTATCACTGTGCGTTTCAATGGCCTGCGATTTTGGGGCCTGGCGCTACTCCCCTTGCCGATTGTGGCGTTGATGAGCGGCTGGGTGAACTGGACGACTCAGGGGCTGGAAAGCTGGAACCGGCACGATATTGTGCTGGGGTATCTCTGTTCGCTGGCGGCGATGCTGTTTCTGACCTTGCCCTGGCTACAGGGACGGCTGCATTCGAATCGCGGTTGGGGAAGCTGGCAGGTATTCTACGGCCAGCTCTGGCGGAACGGTATTACTCTGCTGCTGACCGGGCTGCTGGTGCTCTTTTTCTGGGGTGTGCTGGCGCTTTGGGCCGGGTTATTCAAGCTGGTGGATATCACTTTCTTTGATCGCCTGTTTTTCAGTTCGTCGGCGTTTGCCTGGATTGCTACCTGTACGGCAGCGGCGCTGGCGGTAACGCTTTGCCGTGACCAGGTTCGGGCTATTAACGCGGTAAAACATTTCTTCAGCGTTTTTGCGACGGGGCTTTTACCGCTGCTTTCGCTGATTTCTCTGATGTTTTTGGCGACGCTGCCGGTGGTAGGCCTGGGGTCTATTTCACTGCACTTTTCCTGTAATGCACTGCTCAACACGCTGACGCTGATGGTGATGGGCACTGCCGCAGTGGCTTATCACCCGGAAAGAGAAGCTAGACCTTATCCTGCTCTGCTTGATGGCGCGATAAAGCTGACGTTATTGCTGTCGCCGGTTTATGCCTTGCTGGCAAGCTATGCGCTGTGGTTGCGCGTTTCGTCATACGGCTGGACGCCGACAAGGGTATATGCGGCGCTGATAACTTTCACCGTGCTGGTGTGGGCCTTTGGCTATGTTGTCACGCTCGTTCGCCAGCGTCGGGAGCCTGTTCTACAGCCAGGAGTCATTAACCGCGCGGTGCTTTTGCTGGCGCTGGCCTTGCTGGTCGCGGTGAATTCCCCGCTTCTGGACCCTTACCGGATCAGCGTTAATAACCAAATGGCGCGTTACCACAGCGGCATCCTGAAGCCCGAGAAGGTGAGTATGACCATGCTGCAATACGCCGGGCGGCGGGGCTACGATGCGCTCAGCGAGCTGCAAAAAGACCCGGTGTTTACTGCCAGCCCTGATCGCAGAAGACAATTGGCAATGCTGTTGAGCAACGGCAAGACGGGCGGTGTGACGGTGGCGAAGCTGACGGTTGAGTCTCTACGTCAGCGTATCGTGCTGGCGGATAAAAACCGCGTGCCGGAAAACGCGTGGTGGCAGGCCATGGTAAAAGATGAAAGTTACCAGGCTCGCGAGTGTCTGGATGACGAGGATAAGTGTTTGCTGGTTGGGATGGATTTGAACGGCGACGGGCAGGATGAATGGCTGCTGTGCCAGCCGGAAATGAGCTACTGCAAAGTGTACGGCAAGGTCGACGGGAGCTGGAAGGATATCGGCCAGGCCCGGGATCTGGATAAAAATCAGATGATGTCGGCGCTGAAGCAAGCCGCTTCTGAAGGAAAGCTGACGGCGGCACCGAAGGTCTGGCAGGACGTGATGGTGCAGGGGCAGCGGGTTAAAATTGACTATTACCGCTGA